In one window of Aphidius gifuensis isolate YNYX2018 linkage group LG4, ASM1490517v1, whole genome shotgun sequence DNA:
- the LOC122854730 gene encoding circadian clock-controlled protein daywake-like codes for MNWLLFFSSFIFVTVVAVELPEYLHVCSRNDPNIDSCIKDSVEHLKPYLVKGVPEFNIPSLEPLILDEVVATEGTAGIKLTARDVHAYGASNFIVLNIKSHMDTLDFDVDIQLPHLYIDAQYEIDGRVLLLPITGTGRLTGNFTECTGFVNFKAEIQKKSDGQDYFMVKEFTLKITINKGSLNLDNLFNGDKVIGDVVNNAINANFDAFLKELLPMIDAALAKKFYEIGNSVVEQFTYDQLFPVN; via the exons ATGAAttggcttttatttttttcgtcttttatttttgttactgTAGTTGCAGTAGAACTAc cgGAGTATTTGCATGTTTGCAGTCGTAATGATCCAAATATTGATAGTTGCATAAAGGACAGTGTTGAACATCTAAAACCGTATTTGGTAAAAGGTGTACCAGAATTTAATATACCATCTCTTGAACCACTTATTCTTGATGAAGTTGTTGCAACAGAAGGTACTGCTGGTATTAAATTAACAGCTCGTGATGTTCATGCTTATGGTGCTAGTAATTTTATAGTGCTCAATATAAA atcACATATGGACACCCTCGATTTTGATGTTGACATTCAATTACCACATCTTTACATTGATGCACAATATGAAATTGATGGTCGTGTTTTACTTTTACCAATAACTGGAACTGGTCGATTAACTGGAAACTTTACCGAGTGCACTggatttgttaattttaaagctgaaatacaaaaaaaatcagatggTCAAGATTATTTTATGGTTAAAGAATTTACCCTTAAAATTACTATCAATAAAGGTAGTTTAAAtttggataatttatttaatggagaTAAAGTCATTGGTGATGTTGTAAATAATGCAATAAATGCTAATTTTGATGCATTTTTGAAAGAACTTTTACCAATGATTGACGCAGCACTTGCTAAAAAATTCTATGAAATTGGTAATAGTGTTGTTGAACAATTTACATATGATCAATTATTTCCTGTTAATtga